A segment of the Agromyces sp. H17E-10 genome:
ACATCGCCCACACCGTCGTGCGGGCGCGCACCGTCGCCCGCGCCTCCGACCCGCTGATGAACCAGGCCGCGACGCCGTTCCACTCGGCGTCGACCGAGAGGTGGGCGTTCACCACGAGGCGGGCGCCCGCCGTCACGATGACCGGCTGGGTGCGCGGGTTGCGCCAGAGCGTGAAGAAGCTGAGTCGCCCGAGGCCCGACTCGGTCAGCGCGTCGGCCGAGCCGCTGAAACGATAGCGCGCCCAGCTGTCGAGCGAGCCGACGTTCGAGTCGACGACGACCCCGGCGTCCGCGAAGCTGCGGATGAACGTGACGCGGTCGATGATCACGTTCATCGGGTCGGCCGGCAGTACGGGGGTGAGGCCGGCGAGCCGGCGCGCGACCTCCGCCGATGCATCCACGGCGGCGCGGTGCGACTGCTCGGCGACCGCGCGGCGTGCGTCGGCTCGCTCGGCGGCGGCGGTCTCGAGCGCCTCGAGGCGTTCGGGGGAGAGCCCGCCCTCGAGCAGTTCGCGTCGCGCGAGCGCGGCGTCCGCCTGGGCGGATCCGGCGAGGGCACGGCGTCGGCTCGCCGCGCCCGGCTCGTGCGGCGCGCGGAGTCCGGTCCTCCGTTCGGCGGCGGCCTCGACGAGCGACTCCGCCTCGGCTCGCTGGTCGGTGTGCATGTTCATGATCGACGCCTTTCCCGACGTCCCCGGTCACCGGGCACGGTGCCGGTGGACACGGCCGACGCTAGTCGCGTCGCGGGCCGGCGTCGACCGGGTTGTCCCTGAGCGGTGTTCGCGCTCGTCGCCCCGGTCGCGCAGCGCTGCACAGGGCCTGATCAGGTGGCCCCGCTATCCTGTTGGCAGGTCGCGTACCGCGGCCATCCGGACGAGGGAACCCAGTACCCGGACACGACGACTGGCACTCAAGGAGTGAACAGTCATGGCATGGGTCATCCTCATCGCATCGGGCGTGCTCGAGGCCGTGTGGGCCACCGCGCTCGGCAAGTCCGAGGGCTTCACGAAGCTCTGGCCGTCGGTGATCTTCTTCGGCGCGCTCGTTCTCTCGATGGGCGGCCTCGCGTGGGCGATGCGCGACATCTCGACCGGCACCGCGTACGCGGTCTGGGTCGGCATCGGCGCGGCGCTCACCGTGGTCTGGGCCATGATCACGGGAGACTCGGATGTCTCGTGGCTGAAGCTCGTGCTCATCGTGGGGCTCGTCGGCTGCGTCGTCGGCCTGAAGTTCGTCGACGGTGGTGCCGGGCACTAGTCGGCGGTCGTCGTTCGCCGCGGGTGACCGGACGCCAGCCGGTTCACGGCTCGGCGACCGGGTGCCACGCGAGCGCCTGCCAGATGACGAGCCCGTTGAAGGCGAAGCCGACGACGATGAGCACGTTGTCGTAGAGGCCCTGGTAGGGGAGCCCCGACAGGTTGAACAGCACGAGCGCCGCCGACACGATGACGGTGATCCAGCGCAGCGGCTCGGCCGGCACCATGAGCGACACCGTGATCATGGCGATCGGCACGAGCATCACGAGGGCGGCGACGAGCCACATCCAGCTCGACGCCGCCCTGTCGCCGATACGGCCGGGCTGGGCGTCGCCCGAGAACAGCCGCAGCACGTCGCCCAGCAGGTAGACGAGCATGAGCGAGATCCAGCCGCCGGCGAGGATGATGCGAGTCGGGTCCACGCTCAGCTGCCCTCGCCGGAGCGCCCGCCCGCGGCGGGTGCCGGCCTGACGACGAGGTTGCCGACCTTGCGTCCGGAGTCGACGCGGGCGTGCGCCTCGGCGATGCGGTCGAGCGGAAACGTGCGCTCGATCACGACCCGCAGCCGGCCGTCGGCGAGGAGCTCCAGCAGCGTAGCGAAGTCCTCGGGCCGCTCAGGCGAGGTGCCCGTCTTGACCGCCCCGTGCGCGGTGATCATCTCACCGAGCGTCGCGACGGCGAGCAGCAGCCGACCGCCCGCGGCGAGCAGCGGTCGCCCGGTCGCAGGGCTCAGCGACCCGACCGCGTCGAACACGACGTCGTACAAACCGGCCGACTGCTCGCCGAGTCTTGCGATCGGCGTCGCCCGGTGGTCGACGACGTGGTCGGCGCCGAGCTCCGCGACGAGCTCGGCGTTGGGCGCGCTCGTCACCGCGGTGACCTCGGCGCCGAGGTGCTTCGCGAGCTGCACCGCGTTCGTGCCCACGGCGCCCGACGCGCCGACGACGAGCACGCGCTCGCCGGGTTGCAGCGCGGCCTTGTCTCGCAGGAAGTAGAGCGCCGTGCTGCCGCCGAACAGC
Coding sequences within it:
- a CDS encoding NAD(P)-dependent alcohol dehydrogenase, with protein sequence MRAAVVDRYGGPEVVRVTERPDPVPRAREAVVRVVATTVNSGDARIRGARFPRGFGVPGRLALGLRGPRRDVLGVAFAGVVEALGADAAGTRPPVAGAGREASPISIGDRVCGMTGAAMGAHAELVAVDAKRLARIPDGVSYDDAAGVLFGGSTALYFLRDKAALQPGERVLVVGASGAVGTNAVQLAKHLGAEVTAVTSAPNAELVAELGADHVVDHRATPIARLGEQSAGLYDVVFDAVGSLSPATGRPLLAAGGRLLLAVATLGEMITAHGAVKTGTSPERPEDFATLLELLADGRLRVVIERTFPLDRIAEAHARVDSGRKVGNLVVRPAPAAGGRSGEGS
- a CDS encoding DMT family transporter, with the translated sequence MAWVILIASGVLEAVWATALGKSEGFTKLWPSVIFFGALVLSMGGLAWAMRDISTGTAYAVWVGIGAALTVVWAMITGDSDVSWLKLVLIVGLVGCVVGLKFVDGGAGH